One window of Zerene cesonia ecotype Mississippi unplaced genomic scaffold, Zerene_cesonia_1.1 Zces_u006, whole genome shotgun sequence genomic DNA carries:
- the LOC119838956 gene encoding zinc finger protein 501-like isoform X1, whose protein sequence is MSIQVDIKALVSHIVKGDGLDKCRICMGSTKEGRVFLGDTVMMDEGKAVTLAEVLENITGIQMQLQDDLPAGICTACSVSALSAAEFRALCHKANSQWDIFIDLLENLPASTDKQSTAIFAVINKNEMMVIDDFNERVSRDTAATKLTAHLSGKPQRHTYTCTECSKTFRYPHQLYIHLKESTDMKRACYVCGDIMIRDLLVPHLNNSHNRKPIECKDCPALLISYDQYNEHQTKFHAPSANVCIDCGQSFQSINAQHAHMSIHTPKSCPRCDKIFKNQKCYIHHFKNCCIDKIKKTAVSVIGKAPFRVGSRGSVDKTCICDYCGKAFAGRKIISAHIQIVHMKNTHQPCIHCGKLLAAAHMPGHMKSHDFNHTFKCDQCGMVLKSRLGYVQHLRLHSGERPYACEQCGETFSTSSRRSEHVRRTHKKSEIVLKHACTYCAAKFRLPYRLRRHLLTMHSNECDAPEMKYKCTVCNERFGTCRGLVHHSKKHQNVLLFKRQIRDAEFRVLNST, encoded by the exons atgagtATACAAGTTGACATAAAAGCTTTAGTATCACATATAGTAAAAGGAGACGGTTTGGATAAATGTCGTATTTGTATGGGAAGTACAAAAGAAGGTCGAGTATTCTTAGGAGACACAGTAATGATGGACGAAGGAAAAGCAGTTACACTGGCCGAAGTACTCGAAAACATAACGGGAATTCAG ATGCAGTTGCAAGACGACCTGCCGGCAGGAATCTGCACAGCATGCTCTGTATCGGCTCTGAGCGCAGCTGAATTCCGTGCATTATGCCATAAAGCAAATTCACAATGGGATATATTCATAGATCTCCTAGAAAACCTCCCCGCGTCGACAGATAAACAAAGCACAGCAATATTTGctgtgataaataaaaatgaaatgatggTCATTGATGATTTCAATGAAAGAGTATCTCGAGATACTGCAGCTACGAAATTAACTGCGCATCTCTCAGGAAAACCACAAagacacacatacacatgcaCAGAATGTTCTAAAACATTTAGATATCCCCACCAActgtatattcatttaaaagagTCAACGGATATGAAAAGAGCATGTTATGTTTGTGGAGATATAATGATTAGGGATTTGTTGGTtccacatttaaataatagtcaCAATAGAAAACCTATAGAATGTAAAGACTGTCCGGCACTTCTTATATCTTATGATCAGTATAATGAACATCAGACTAAATTTCACGCTCCGAGTGCAAACGTATGTATAGATTGTGGACAATCATTTCAATCAATAAATGCACAACATGCCCATATGTCTATACATACACCAAAATCCTGCCCCAGatgtgataaaatattcaaaaaccaAAAGTGTTACATACATCACTTCAAGAATTGTtgcatagataaaataaagaaaacagcTGTATCCGTCATAGGCAAAGCACCCTTCAGAGTTGGTTCACGAGGCAGTGTGGACAAAACATGCATTTGCGATTACTGCGGTAAAGCATTTGCCGGTAGGAAGATCATATCTGCTCACATACAAATTGTGCATATGAAAAATACGCACCAACCATGCATTCATTGCGGAAAATTACTAGCAGCGGCTCATATGCCGGGGCACATGAAGTCGCATGACTTCAATCACACATTTAAATGTGACCAGTGCGGGATGGTTTTGAAGTCTCGACTCGGCTACGTACAGCATTTACGCTTGCATTCAGGTGAGCGGCCATACGCATGCGAGCAGTGCGGAGAAACATTCTCAACGTCGTCGAGACGTTCAGAGCATGTACGGCGAACGCATAAGAAGTCTGAGATCGTGTTAAAACACGCGTGTACATACTGTGCGGCGAAATTTCGCCTTCCCTACCGGCTAAGACGTCATCTGTTAACCATGCATTCCAACGAATGTGATGCACCAGAGATGAAATACAAATGTACAGTGTGCAATGAGAGATTTGGTACATGCAGAGGCTTGGTGCACCATAGCAAAAAGCATCAGAATGTATTGCTATTTAAAAGACAGATTAGAGATGCTGAGTTTAGGGTTTTGAATTCTACTTAA
- the LOC119838956 gene encoding gastrula zinc finger protein XlCGF26.1-like isoform X2, which yields MSIQVDIKALVSHIVKGDGLDKCRICMGSTKEGRVFLGDTVMMDEGKAVTLAEVLENITGIQMLDEDMCPNGICAACTDLAKTAYEFRILVRTSHSFWLNCFNSIDILSERNKCSKSLYAIFNENLSLQTVRNFDGSAKNFVNHFLNQPKREKANDRHDKKQRISRNGPSCCCTDCGKEFHSPYYLNLHLKNSSEKEACLLCASMFNRGEEMKNHLASVHKIEMLLCNECPVLLKNALDLKRHQKKCHTTNAYTCTHCGRTFSRQASFELHAQMHMVRTCRACGAQFTNRGCYRVHRSKCEPDAKPDLKTIPRNKRSNVRDPATFICDYCNKTYHSRPQLQNHIIWIHMDVRPHQCQWCGKRFYTPARLAEHSVVHTRERNFGCDICGAKLVSKMAAVYHRRRHTGEKPYECEDCGERFISSSRRSEHAKRRHDKGTRLPCSLCSASFVRTHELKKHINKSHWLDDGLKKEKELSEIVK from the exons atgagtATACAAGTTGACATAAAAGCTTTAGTATCACATATAGTAAAAGGAGACGGTTTGGATAAATGTCGTATTTGTATGGGAAGTACAAAAGAAGGTCGAGTATTCTTAGGAGACACAGTAATGATGGACGAAGGAAAAGCAGTTACACTGGCCGAAGTACTCGAAAACATAACGGGAATTCAG ATGTTGGATGAAGATATGTGCCCCAATGGAATATGCGCAGCCTGCACAGACCTAGCAAAGACGGCCtatgaatttagaattttagTCCGAACTTCTCATAGTTTCTGGTTAAACTGCTTCAACTCCATAGACATACTTTCAGAACGAAACAAATGCTCCAAATCTTTATACGCTATCTTCAACGAAAATCTCTCATTGCAAACCGTCAGGAACTTCGACGGAAGTGCGAAAAATTTCGTCAACCACTTTCTAAATCAGCCCAAAAGGGAGAAAGCAAATGACAGGCACGATAAGAAACAACGGATATCTAGGAACGGCCCGTCATGCTGTTGTACCGATTGCGGCAAGGAATTCCACAGTCCATACTACTTGAATCTGCATTTGAAAAACAGCAGCGAAAAGGAAGCTTGCCTGCTGTGCGCTAGCATGTTTAACAGAGGAgaagaaatgaaaaatcatttgGCCAGTgttcataaaattgaaatgttattgtgCAATGAATGCCCTGTGCTCTTGAAAAATGCTCTGGACTTGAAGAGGCACCAGAAGAAGTGCCATACAACGAACGCCTACACTTGTACTCATTGTGGGAGGACGTTTAGCAGGCAGGCCTCTTTCGAGCTGCACGCTCAAATGCATATGGTTAGGACGTGTCGCGCGTGCGGTGCTCAATTCACAAATCGGGGCTGTTACCGTGTTCATAGATCGAAATGTGAGCCAGATGCAAAGCCCGACTTAAAAACTATCCCTAGAAACAAGCGGTCGAACGTGCGCGATCCAGCTACCTTTATCTGCGATTACTGTAATAAAACCTACCATTCACGGCCTCAGTTGCAAAACCATATAATTTGGATTCACATGGACGTACGGCCGCACCAGTGTCAGTGGTGTGGGAAACGTTTCTACACGCCGGCCCGTTTAGCTGAACACAGCGTTGTGCATACGCGGGAAAGGAACTTCGGTTGTGACATTTGTGGCGCCAAATTGGTGTCCAAAATGGCGGCCGTTTACCATAGACGAAGGCACACTGGTGAAAAGCCATACGAATGCGAGGATTGTGGGGAGAGATTCATTTCGTCGTCACGAAGGTCAGAGCATGCGAAACGGAGGCATGATAAAGGCACCCGTCTGCCGTGCTCTCTGTGTTCAGCCAGTTTTGTTAGAACACACGAGCTtaaaaagcatataaataaatcgcattgGTTGGACGACggtttaaaaaaggaaaaggaaTTGTCGGAAAttgtgaaataa
- the LOC119838956 gene encoding zinc finger protein 501-like isoform X3 → MSYYMMQLQDDLPAGICTACSVSALSAAEFRALCHKANSQWDIFIDLLENLPASTDKQSTAIFAVINKNEMMVIDDFNERVSRDTAATKLTAHLSGKPQRHTYTCTECSKTFRYPHQLYIHLKESTDMKRACYVCGDIMIRDLLVPHLNNSHNRKPIECKDCPALLISYDQYNEHQTKFHAPSANVCIDCGQSFQSINAQHAHMSIHTPKSCPRCDKIFKNQKCYIHHFKNCCIDKIKKTAVSVIGKAPFRVGSRGSVDKTCICDYCGKAFAGRKIISAHIQIVHMKNTHQPCIHCGKLLAAAHMPGHMKSHDFNHTFKCDQCGMVLKSRLGYVQHLRLHSGERPYACEQCGETFSTSSRRSEHVRRTHKKSEIVLKHACTYCAAKFRLPYRLRRHLLTMHSNECDAPEMKYKCTVCNERFGTCRGLVHHSKKHQNVLLFKRQIRDAEFRVLNST, encoded by the exons atgagtTATTACATG ATGCAGTTGCAAGACGACCTGCCGGCAGGAATCTGCACAGCATGCTCTGTATCGGCTCTGAGCGCAGCTGAATTCCGTGCATTATGCCATAAAGCAAATTCACAATGGGATATATTCATAGATCTCCTAGAAAACCTCCCCGCGTCGACAGATAAACAAAGCACAGCAATATTTGctgtgataaataaaaatgaaatgatggTCATTGATGATTTCAATGAAAGAGTATCTCGAGATACTGCAGCTACGAAATTAACTGCGCATCTCTCAGGAAAACCACAAagacacacatacacatgcaCAGAATGTTCTAAAACATTTAGATATCCCCACCAActgtatattcatttaaaagagTCAACGGATATGAAAAGAGCATGTTATGTTTGTGGAGATATAATGATTAGGGATTTGTTGGTtccacatttaaataatagtcaCAATAGAAAACCTATAGAATGTAAAGACTGTCCGGCACTTCTTATATCTTATGATCAGTATAATGAACATCAGACTAAATTTCACGCTCCGAGTGCAAACGTATGTATAGATTGTGGACAATCATTTCAATCAATAAATGCACAACATGCCCATATGTCTATACATACACCAAAATCCTGCCCCAGatgtgataaaatattcaaaaaccaAAAGTGTTACATACATCACTTCAAGAATTGTtgcatagataaaataaagaaaacagcTGTATCCGTCATAGGCAAAGCACCCTTCAGAGTTGGTTCACGAGGCAGTGTGGACAAAACATGCATTTGCGATTACTGCGGTAAAGCATTTGCCGGTAGGAAGATCATATCTGCTCACATACAAATTGTGCATATGAAAAATACGCACCAACCATGCATTCATTGCGGAAAATTACTAGCAGCGGCTCATATGCCGGGGCACATGAAGTCGCATGACTTCAATCACACATTTAAATGTGACCAGTGCGGGATGGTTTTGAAGTCTCGACTCGGCTACGTACAGCATTTACGCTTGCATTCAGGTGAGCGGCCATACGCATGCGAGCAGTGCGGAGAAACATTCTCAACGTCGTCGAGACGTTCAGAGCATGTACGGCGAACGCATAAGAAGTCTGAGATCGTGTTAAAACACGCGTGTACATACTGTGCGGCGAAATTTCGCCTTCCCTACCGGCTAAGACGTCATCTGTTAACCATGCATTCCAACGAATGTGATGCACCAGAGATGAAATACAAATGTACAGTGTGCAATGAGAGATTTGGTACATGCAGAGGCTTGGTGCACCATAGCAAAAAGCATCAGAATGTATTGCTATTTAAAAGACAGATTAGAGATGCTGAGTTTAGGGTTTTGAATTCTACTTAA
- the LOC119838881 gene encoding thioredoxin-related transmembrane protein 2 homolog, with the protein MAFKSDLKQLVKPYYWVNILLSVSYVFAKRTNFTCEFLFPNADCELDSRETEILFFLIIVVMLRTRKAGSVTMVNYLSSSFVYTKIANLILWLYADVRYGIPYGAILILSALLLPEPTYSGPELITYFRGPQILEDELKHHKNTTWLVCLYAAWHPACVNFAPVFAELSASYNLDNFKFGKLDVGRLVIMIL; encoded by the exons ATGGCTTTTAAAAGTGATTTAAAACAGTTAGTAAAACCATATTATTGGGTTAATATTCTACTCAGTGTATCATATGTATTTGCTAAACGGACAAATTTTACATGTGAATTCTTGTTCCCAAACGCCGACTGCGAACTGGACAGTCGCGAAACGGAAATcctatttttcttaattattgtcGTAATGCTGAGAACTCGGAAGGCGGGGAGTGTGACAATGGTCAATTATTTGTCGTCTTCATTCGTTTATACCAAGATCGCTAATCTAATTCTATGGTTATATGCAGATGTAAG ATATGGCATTCCGTATGGTGCAATCCTCATACTATCAGCATTACTCCTCCCAGAACCAACTTACTCTGGGCCAGAGCTGATCACATACTTCCGAGGGCCCCAGATTTTGGAGGATGAGCTGAAGCACCACAAGAACACCACGTGGCTGGTCTGTCTGTACGCTGCATGGCATCCGGCGTGCGTGAACTTTGCCCCCGTGTTCGCGGAGCTGTCAGCAAGTTACAATTTGGACAACTTCAAATTTGGAAAGCTGGATGTCGGCAGGTTGGTTATAATGATCCTGTAA